In Helianthus annuus cultivar XRQ/B chromosome 9, HanXRQr2.0-SUNRISE, whole genome shotgun sequence, the following are encoded in one genomic region:
- the LOC110874198 gene encoding uncharacterized protein LOC110874198: MADHSDDEVIEISRDQFVQTVDEALRKEYGFFFSHEEPNVPQDSCIPQKDTITIEGSGNTSKVKQHEVQCTSKAFISEGSQSHTEDAKENIDSVGSSKYKKRVDGDSCAQNTIPEDPEVLNFTRKGEYRLRLPVGVSKRAGFTKKLHTLNIENMQGQVTTYEVKPERNGKALRYSVIDWPVFMAENNLNDGDMLDFTYVNSKKTVILKNVRHV, encoded by the exons ATGGCAGACCATTCCGATGACGAGGTTATAGAAATATCTCGTGATCAGTTTGTTCAGACAGTAGATGAG GCCTTACGTAAAGAATATGGTTTCTTTTTTTCACATGAAGAACCAAATGTCCCCCAG GATAGTTGTATTCCGCAAAAAGATACTATCACCATTGAGGGAAGTGGAAATACAAGTAAGGTTAAACAACATGAAGTTCAATGTACTTCCAAGGCCTTTATATCTGAAGGATCTCAATCTCACACGGAAGAT GCAAAGGAAAACATAGACTCGGTTGGTAGTTCGAAGTATAAGAAGCGTGTAGATGGAGACAGTTGCGCACAAAACACTATTCCTGAAGATCCCGAAGTTTTGAACTTTACCCGTAAAGGAGAATACAGGCTG CGTCTTCCGGTCGGGGTTTCAAAGCGCGCTGGCTTTACAAAGAAGCTTCATACTTTGAACATTGAAAACATGCAGGGCCAAGTTACTACTTACGAAGTCAAACCGGAACGGAACGGAAAAGCTCTACGCTATTCAGTCATCGACTGGCCTGTCTTTATGGCCGAGAATAACTTGAATGACGGCGACATGCTTGATTTCACTTATGTGAATTCAAAGAAAACCGTTATCTTAAAAAATGTCCGACATGTCTAA